The stretch of DNA CCCGCACCGTAAATGATTGCCGTCTTATTCTTTAGCATATTTGTTGATTCCATAGATTCCCCTTATTCTTTCTTATATGTCTCGTTCAGTTTTTTCTTAAAATTATTCAGTCTCGCTTAACGGACCACTCCTTTCGATATACGATAGAAACCGACAAAGAGCAAAGCTCCAGCGAAGACAACAATAGATCCTGTTATGTTTGGTGCGTAGATACCCATTGTCGCAACATACCCTGCAATAATGGCTGGAATGGACTCTCCTAATGCCTGCATGCTTGCCTCGATACCGAGTACTTCACCCTGGATATCTGCACTTGATGATGAGCTTACGAGAGCACTCGAATTAGTCATAAAGATAGAGAAGAAAGTTGCTATAATCGCACCGACGATCATTACCTCAAAAGTATTTTGTGTAAACACCTGTAAAAGTAATGCGCCCGCCATGCCGAATAACGCAACTCGCACAATTTGGTAATTCTTGAAGCGTTTAGCGAGTACCGGTATTAATGCACCTTGAACAACCGCAATACAAATACCAATGTATGCGAAGAAGTCTCCAACATTACCTGGTGTAAAGTGGTGCTTCTCAATAAGCTGTAGAGGTAGGAAGGTTGTGAAGAAGGCAAATCCTCCCCAGAATAGAAACTCTGCGCTGAAAATGACGCTCAATTGAGGAGAAGTCATCGCTCTGCTTATGTTGCTTAGCGACTTCGTCCATACGATTTTAGCCGTACGATTTATGTACTTGTTTGTCTCAGGCAGGATAAGGAGCGTAAGGAGCATATTGATCGCACCGAGAGTTGCTGCAAACCAGAAGGGTGTTGCCATACTGAACCAACTAGGCGCATGAAGGCCAAAGAAAGAAGCGTTCGCAACAGACAGTCTCGCACCAAGCCATGGTCCCATGACAAAGCCCATGCCGAATGCGGCACCGAGAAGTCCAAACTTCTTCGTTCGTTCTTCTGCACTACTTGTATCAGCAACAATGGCACGGGTTGCACTTAGGTTTCCTCCGGCAATACCGGCTAGTACACGCGCACTAAAGAGCAGGGGAATATTCTTTGTGAGAATTCCTACACCAAAGAGCAAGTAGCCTATTGC from Candidatus Chromulinivoraceae bacterium encodes:
- a CDS encoding MFS transporter, translated to MAKKDRFKNSALPIVLFTIFLDSVGVGILFPILPQLVSKVFMPAGFSPTGALIMLGWLAGIYPLMQFLATPILGQLSDRFGRKPILASSLAGTAIGYLLFGVGILTKNIPLLFSARVLAGIAGGNLSATRAIVADTSSAEERTKKFGLLGAAFGMGFVMGPWLGARLSVANASFFGLHAPSWFSMATPFWFAATLGAINMLLTLLILPETNKYINRTAKIVWTKSLSNISRAMTSPQLSVIFSAEFLFWGGFAFFTTFLPLQLIEKHHFTPGNVGDFFAYIGICIAVVQGALIPVLAKRFKNYQIVRVALFGMAGALLLQVFTQNTFEVMIVGAIIATFFSIFMTNSSALVSSSSSADIQGEVLGIEASMQALGESIPAIIAGYVATMGIYAPNITGSIVVFAGALLFVGFYRISKGVVR